The DNA segment TCTCACCGCGTGGACGACGAATTATAACCAGCTTCTCTTCTGCCGCACGTTGCTTGGGCTATTCGAGGCCGGCCACTGGCCCTGCGCGCTGAAGACCACGCATCTCCTGCTTTCGGAGCGAGACCGCACCATGGGCAACAGTGTGCTGCAAAGCGGCGCGTCCATCGGCGCCATCATCACGCCGCTCGTGATGCGCGTGATGATGACGGACGCTGTGGGAAGTTGGCGACTGCCGTTCCAGGTCGTCGGAGCGTTCGGCATGCTGTGGGTCCTGGCCTGGTTAGCTTTCATTCGTCCGCGCGACCTCAGCGGTATGTCGCCATCGAATGGCAGCCAGTCGGCCACGAGCACCCAGCCGGAGTCGCTTTGGAGTGTCGTCTTCAGCCGACGGTTCGCGGTCGCGCTGGTCGTCATCTTTTGCATTCACACCACCTGGCAGCTCTTGCGCGTGTGGCTGCCGATGTTCCTCCAAAAGGGTCGCGGGTACAGCGAGAGCGATGCGCTATTTTTCAACTCGGCTTATTTTGTCGCCACGGACATCGGGTGCATTGCGGTGGGCGCGGTGTCGCTCTGGCTGGCGCGTCGCGGTCTCACGCCCCACGCCGCGAAGTGCCGCGTCTATCTGGCCTGCTCGCTGCTGACGGCGCTCACCGTCCTCGTGGCGGTGCTGCCCAAAGGCTGGCCACTGCTCGCCGCGCTGCTGGTTGTCGGTGCGGCCACGCTGGGCCTGTACCCGTGCTTCTACTCGTTCGTGCAGGAATTGTCGTCGCAGCATGTTGGCAAAATGATCGGACTGCTCGGCACGCTGGTCTGGGCCATCTCCTCGCCGGTGCACAAATATTTCGGCC comes from the Verrucomicrobiota bacterium genome and includes:
- a CDS encoding MFS transporter is translated as LTAWTTNYNQLLFCRTLLGLFEAGHWPCALKTTHLLLSERDRTMGNSVLQSGASIGAIITPLVMRVMMTDAVGSWRLPFQVVGAFGMLWVLAWLAFIRPRDLSGMSPSNGSQSATSTQPESLWSVVFSRRFAVALVVIFCIHTTWQLLRVWLPMFLQKGRGYSESDALFFNSAYFVATDIGCIAVGAVSLWLARRGLTPHAAKCRVYLACSLLTALTVLVAVLPKGWPLLAALLVVGAATLGLYPCFYSFVQELSSQHVGKMIGLLGTLVWAISSPVHKYFGRYVDRTQSFDLGIAVVGLTPLVGYFALRLFWEKPKGS